In Nasonia vitripennis strain AsymCx chromosome 4 unlocalized genomic scaffold, Nvit_psr_1.1 chr4_random0002, whole genome shotgun sequence, the following proteins share a genomic window:
- the LOC116417010 gene encoding uncharacterized protein LOC116417010: protein MVYNALGAVMPDKVACKYSFYGQQKKEALKDLTLCSCIFIAVKGKFPTTGTDDEIKKSIKMRLDMTTTRVKCAETAGQIRSKSFMPVLPELDEEGQESDKE from the exons ATGGTCTACAATGCCCTAGGTGCCGTCATGCCTGATAAAGTTGCCTGTAAATACAGCTTCTACGGACAGCAAAAGAAGGAAGCGTTAAAGGACCTTACTTTATGCAGCTGCATATTTA TTGCAGTTAAAGGGAAATTCCCGACGACTGGGACAGATgacgaaataaagaaaagcaTTAAGATGCGTTTGGACATGACTACTACACGGGTTAAATGTGCGGAAAC TGCCGGACAAATACGATCAAAGTCGTTCATGCCGGTGTTACCTGAGCTCGATGAAGAGGGGCAGGAAAGTGATAAGGagtag
- the LOC100116041 gene encoding dynein heavy chain-like protein PF11_0240 isoform X2, with protein MERNSKKNPKKRSRSESTDKNKELDNLNDLFDNDDDEKSDSKDSDDGKSDSKDSNDEMSYPEDIEDEFPKKPESVSLLELSKNKAKIVHRKEKVAEEKQPGQMKDKKDDTQSETDLDNEARNPADEKTEKSGPTNVLLSAQNMLIRNAIREIEQTDLSFTTTEEALKLILGMQKKTLIEVHKISLKQNALDHKVASLQSHGMNLGREGTCGSTALIKSMSQYFPIDGKEKKIETIEEKLNSDKKFFHCVVAH; from the exons ATGGAACGTAATAGCAAGAAAAATCCAAAAAAACGCTCGAGATCGGAAAGTACTGATAAAAATAAGGAATTAGACAATTTAAATGATCTCTTTGATAATGATGACGATGAAAAGAGCGATTCTAAAGATAGTGATGATGGAAAGAGCGATTCCAAAGATAGTAATGACGAAATGAGCTATCCTGAAGATATTGAAGATGAGTTTCCCAAAAAGCCAGAATCAGTCTCTCTTTTAGAATTAAGcaaaaataaag cTAAAATAGTGCatcgaaaagaaaaagtagCCGAGGAGAAGCAACCAGGTCAAATGAAAGACAAGAAAGATGATACACAATCAGAAACTGATTTAGACAATGAAGCAAGAAATCCAGCTGatgaaaaaacagaaaaatctGGTCCAACAAATGTGTTATTATCTGCGCAAAATATGTTAATTAGGAATGCAATACGAGAAATCGAACAAACCGACCTTTCATTTACGACAACAGAAGAAGCactaaaattaatattag gtatgcaaaaaaaaactttaattgaAGTGCACAAGATCTCACTTAAGCAAAATGCACTAGATCATAAAGTAGCATCGTTACAATCTCATGGGATGAATCTTGGTCGAGAGGGAACTTGTGGATCAACTGCTCTGATAAAGAGTATGTCACAGTACTTTCCAATCGacggaaaagagaaaaaaatcgaaaccatagaagaaaaattgaaCTCAGATAAGAAGTTTTTCCACTGCGTt gtGGCGCACTAG
- the LOC100116041 gene encoding uncharacterized protein LOC100116041 isoform X1 → MPRKRKGVMPQSEKQLVRLAKQQAALDIDDVIASCSTSENKATISELPSITDESSAEYDADCSMEKSASSFDEHFLNFNYNISTENEIDENAVEIANVAEHCFSFGNEKVDCIQNENNYEIDDSYDDTYRYSDSDADSNPDNDDLEYLLDSFPATKNTNFINAISNWAKEFAIHHYALKNLQSILNKFTDTVFPKDPRTLLQTPQSTDVKSMDSGEYCHVGLKYAVKKIVQNRIEIGHVFDTLNLFINIDGAPITGKSSSKSIWPILCKDYDFPGVYVIGMYYGKQKPENANNFLQLFTSDATELINDAYEYKEKIYYVKIDGFICDSPAKAFILNTKYPSGYDSCTKCIVEGDYYNAVCFPSENVNQLKEYCHVLLRTDEGFRNLEYLERYQKGLTVLNNLPGVGLVSNVPLDAMHLVYLGAMRQLIRHWIGDKGRHNKTYKLSQAQINTISERLVNLSYVLPTDFNRRCRSLVYWKIWKATEFRHFLLYFGAAILKDVLKKNVYNNFLLLHTSISILSNKKLCQEDVNIRYAEDLLIQFSNSFQKIYGYESVTFNIHNLLHLAKDVKKYGDLQSFSAFPFENYMCSLKKFIRKGEKPLPQIMRRLTEYESIMDIKNQNNAAKRQTHVEKIHYSGLVTNNRDFECQYNKFSFDSCVINVDDIRNNCVMLTDGTIVNVVNICKSNDILYFIGKRCVKRQDLFTFSDFRSNVLGINIVTESDVLEEWRSDMIQAKMFKIPSATNFITYPILHSFV, encoded by the coding sequence ATGCCAAGAAAACGAAAAGGAGTAATGCCTCAAAGTGAAAAACAATTAGTACGATTAGCAAAGCAACAAGCAGCACTCGATATTGATGATGTTATTGCTTCATGCTCTACGTCAGAAAATAAAGCAACTATAAGCGAATTGCCCTCTATAACAGATGAATCCTCCGCAGAGTATGatgccgactgctctatggaaaAATCAGCCAGTAGTTTtgatgaacattttttaaattttaattataatataagtacAGAAAATGAAATCGATGAAAACGCTGTTGAAATTGCAAATGTTGCAGAACATTGTTTCAGTTTCGGCAATGAAAAGGTAGACTGCattcaaaatgaaaataattatgagATAGATGATAGTTATGATGatacatatagatatagcGATAGTGATGCCGATAGTAATCCTGACAATGATGACTTAGAATATTTACTAGATAGTTTTCCTGCtacaaaaaatacaaattttataaatgccATTTCGAATTGGGCAAAAGAATTTGCTATACACCATTATGCTCTAAAAAATTTACAGTCTATACTAAACAAATTTACTGATACTGTTTTTCCTAAAGATCCTCGCACTTTATTGCAAACACCACAATCAACAGATGTTAAAAGTATGGACAGTGGTGAATATTGTCATGTGGGATTAAAATATGCAGTCAAGAAAATTGTGCAAAATCGGATTGAGATAGGTCATGTGTTTGATACACTGAatctatttattaatattgatGGTGCGCCAATAACAGGAAAGTCATCATCAAAAAGTATATGGCCCATTTTGTGCAAAGACTACGATTTCCCAGGGGTGTATGTCATTGGCATGTACTACGGTAAACAAAAACCCGAAAACGCAAATAACTTTCTCCAGCTTTTTACTTCGGATGCAACAGAACTAATCAATGATGCGTACGaatacaaagaaaaaatatattatgtaaaGATCGATGGATTTATCTGCGATTCCCCGGCTAaagcttttattttaaacacaaAATATCCCAGTGGTTATGACAGCTGTACAAAATGTATTGTAGAAGGTGATTACTATAATGCTGTTTGTTTTCCATCAGAAAATGTAAATCAGTTAAAAGAATACTGCCATGTATTATTAAGAACAGATGAGGGCTTTAGGAACCTGGAGTATTTAGAAAGATATCAAAAAGGATTGACGGTTTTGAATAATTTGCCAGGTGTAGGGTTAGTGTCAAATGTACCATTAGACGCGATGCACCTTGTATATTTGGGTGCAATGAGACAATTGATCAGGCATTGGATTGGAGATAAGGGACGACATAATAAAACGTATAAACTGTCACAAGCACAGATTAATACAATTTCTGAAAGACTAGTTAATCTAAGCTATGTACTACCTACAGATTTTAATCGACGTTGTCGATCTTTAGTATATTGGAAAATATGGAAAGCAACAGAGTTTCGTCATTTTCTGTTATATTTCGGAGCAGCAATTTTAAAAgacgttttaaaaaaaaatgtatacaataattttttattattgcacACAAGTATTTCGATACTTTCAAACAAGAAATTATGCCAAGAAGATGTAAATATTAGGTATGCTGAAGATTTGTTGATCCAATTCAGtaatagttttcaaaaaatttatggTTACGAAAGTGTCACATTTAATATACACAATTTATTGCATTTAGCAaaagatgttaaaaaatatggtgATTTACAATCATTCAGCGCCTTCCCTTTTGAAAACTATATGTgctcattgaaaaaatttataagaaAGGGAGAAAAACCCTTACCGCAAATTATGAGAAGACTAACAGAATATGAATCTATTATGgacattaaaaatcaaaacaatgCAGCAAAACGTCAGACTCATGTCGAAAAAATACATTACAGTGGATTAGTTACTAATAATCGGGATTTCGAATGTCAATATAACAAGTTTTCGTTTGATTCATGCGTAATAAATGTCGATGATATTAGAAATAATTGCGTGATGCTCACTGACGGCACTATTGTCAAtgttgtaaatatttgtaaaagcaatgatattttatattttataggCAAACGTTGCGTCAAAAGACAAGATTTGTTTACTTTTTCTGACTTCCGAAGTAACGTTTTAGGCATTAATATTGTTACAGAATCGGATGTACTGGAAGAATGGCGTTCAGATATGATTCAagcaaaaatgtttaaaattccatctgcaacaaattttataacatACCCAATTTTGCATTCTTTcgtataa